In one Nicotiana tomentosiformis chromosome 6, ASM39032v3, whole genome shotgun sequence genomic region, the following are encoded:
- the LOC138894194 gene encoding uncharacterized protein: MEIYAKSYDIKVWRVIKKENYPLPAARQPLADPEDINKYSDEQMAIIQFNAKAQNLLYNAISGEEYEKIPSCDTVKKIWDMLEVTYERTNKVKETQINLLVHDYKLLQMKEGESIEEIFARFSKIIGNLKAFGKPYSSGREEENIRLQTTTKGPENDIDADTESLEEEIAMMSRNMNELMRSYRNTKKGRMSSRRTRQYNEQDKNDGKCFECRRYSHVQAECSYLKRKVSRGFNKNKSFERRGNENSSEHKEIANLYFMTILENDMNKYFGCWTDEDVSNDDWKEDTKICFMARGETSEVRPYNCDRCNKLHDILDLTPKESQKMLNELKRLNREKKDWELKLEVCEIEETFFKIKFRNCKCNSIECTNPPVTVLSSLTKRLTNQLENDLLELSPQVLIPVIDQKLDQPICVITVTRLDINIPSVDLVNLIFQDGFRSPKTVLILVELRTKDPSKLGYLKEGDNFILKEHHRKSRKAGKQTTNSFKAKDIVSTTKPLQLLHMNLFGPTRTASIGELKEKKGISSQPYKVTMEENLKVEPLKNSATIKDILTISQPQDHPNRMGCLIRPILKKTPYKLWKDKRPNIGYFHLFGSKYFIHNNGKDNLGKFDPRSDEGIFLGYSINSRSFRVYNKRTLSVEESMHVIFDDSNTMVGKGIIAGDEDISQEASQTNKSHKSTDSTDIVTESISEPVSNHTKPQKESTTPVVGTRPNEWRSEPEYPQKFIIGDPNGRMKTREALKKKANIALISQIEPKKIDEALKDSRWVQAMQDELDQFNKNQVWELVPKPANATVIGTK, translated from the exons ATGGAAATATATGCAAAGTCATATGATATCAAAGTATGGCGTGTTATAAAAAAGGAAAACTATCCACTTCCAGCAGCAAGACAACCACTCGCTGATCCTGAAGATATAAATAAATACTCTGATGAGCAAATGGCTATTATTCAGTTTAACGCTAAAGCACAGAACTTGCTCTATAATGCTATAAGTGGAGAAGAATATGAGAAAATTCCAAGCTGCGATACCGTCAAGAAAATATGGGATATGCTGGAAGTTACCTATGAGAGAACTAACAAAGTGAAAGAAACACAGATAAATCTATTGGTTCACGACTATAAACTCCTCCAGATGAAAGAAGGTGAATCCATTGAAGAAATATTTGCACGATTCAGCAAAATCATTGGCAATCTGAAAGCCTTTGGTAAACCTTACTCAAGTG gaagagaagaagaaaacatTCGCCTTCAAACTACAACTAAAGGACCTGAGAACGATATTGATGCCGACACAGAATCCCTTGAAGAAGAAATTGCCATGATGTCAAGAAATATGAACGAATTGATGAGAAGTTACAGAAACACAAAAAAAGGAAGGATGTCATCTAGAAGAACCAGACAATATAATGAACAAGACAAAAATGATGGAAAATGTTTTGAATGTAGAAGGTATAGCCATGTTCAAGCTGAATGCTCGTATCTTAAAAGAAAAGTCTCCAGAGGGTTTAATAAAAACAAATCATTCGAAAGAAGGGGCAATGAAAATAGCTCAGAACATAAAGAAATAGCAAACCTGTATTTCATGACTATTTTGGAAAATGATATGAACAAATATTTTGGTTGTTGGACTGATGAAGATGTATCAAACGATGACTGGAAAGAAGATACTAAAATTTGCTTCATGGCGCGAGGTGAAACAAGTGAGGTAAGACCCTATAATTGTGATAGATGTAACAAATTGCATGATATTCTTGATCTTACCCCAAAAGAGTCACAAAAAATGCTAAATGAATTAAAGAGACTTAATAGGGAAAAGAAGGATTGGGAACTCAAACTTGAAGTCTGTGAAATTGAAGAGACGTTCTTCAAGATAAAGTTCAGGAATTGCAAATGCAACTCAATTGAATGCACAAATCCACCTGTCACAGTTCTGTCAAGTCTAACCAAGCGACTTACAAATCAACTGGAAAATGACCTGTTAGAACTAAGTCCACAAGTACTGATACCAGTGATAGATCAAAAACTGGATCAACCCATATGTGTCATTACTGTAACAAGGCTGGACATAAATATTCCTTCTGTAGATTTGGTAAATCTAATATTTCAGGATGGATTTAGAAGCCCAAAAACAGTTCTGATCCTAGTAGAACTAAGGACCaaggacccaagcaagcttggATACCTAAAAGAAGGTGataattttattttgaaagaaCACCACAGAAAGAGTCGAAAAG CTGGCAAACAAACCACAAACTCTTTCAAAGCAAAAGACATTGTGTCCACAACCAAGCCCCTACAATTACTTCACATGAACTTGTTTGGACCTACTAGAACTGCTAGCATTGGAG aattgaaagagaaaaaggGTATCTCATCTCAACCATACAAAGTGACcatggaggagaatttgaaagtAGAGCCTTTGAAGAATTCTGCAACGATCAAAGATATACTCACAATTTCTCAGCCCCAAGACCACCCCAACAGAATGGG ATGTCTCATAAGACCCATCTTGAAGAAGACTCCATATAAACTATGGAAAGATAAAAGGCCTAATATAGGCTACTTTCATCTGTTCGGAAGTAAATATTTCATTCACAACAATGGTAAGGACAACCTTGGAAAGTTTGATCCAAGGAGTGATGAAGGTATTTTTCTCGGTTATTCTATTAACAGTAGATCTTTTAGAGTTTACAACAAACGTACTTTATCTGTAGAAGAATCAATGCATGTTATATTTGATGACAGTAACACTATGGTCGGGAAAGGAATCATTGCAGGTGATGAAGATATCAGTCAAGAAGCATCACAGACAAACAAGTCACATAAGTCGACAGATAGTACAGACATAGTCACAGAGTCGATTAGTGAACCTGTTAGTAACCATACTAAACCACAAAAGGAGTCAACTACTCCGGTAGTTGGAACACGACCAAATGAATGGAGAAGTGAACCAGAATATCCTCAGAAGTTTATCATAGGGGATCCAAACGGAAGAATGAAAActagggaagctctcaagaagaAGGCAAACATTGCACTCATTTCTCAAATCGAGCCAAAGAAGATTGATGAAGCCTTAAAAGACTCCAGATGGGTACAAGCTATGCAGGATGAACTTGATCAATTCAATAAGAATCAAGTCTGGGAACTGGTACCTAAGCCAGCAAATGCTACTGTTATTGGAACCAAATAA
- the LOC138894195 gene encoding secreted RxLR effector protein 161-like → MSNAKAIGTPLSRLTSLDKDEKGNSMDETKYRGMIGSLHYLTASRPDIIFIVCKCARLQSAPKELHLIAVKRIIRYLIGTISYGLWYLRSNNFKLEGFSDVDLA, encoded by the coding sequence ATGAGCAATGCTAAAGCAATTGGTACACCATTGAGTCGTTTAACAAGTCTTGACAAAGATGAGAAGGGAAATTCAATGGATGAAACAAAATATCGTGGGATGATTGGATCCTTACATTATTTGACTGCTAGTCGACCAGATATCATATTTATTGTGTGTAAATGTGCTAGGTTACAGTCAGCTCCTAAGGAGTTGCATCTGATAGCAGTAAAGCGGATAATTCGTTATCTTATCGGAACTATTTCGTATGGACTATGGTATCTACGATCTAACAATTTTAAGCTTGAAGGTTTTTCAGATGTTGATCTTGCATGA
- the LOC138894196 gene encoding uncharacterized protein, which yields MRNIKEARFPRHMRSDSGPRDSNLWCEYHGTNDHRTGDCRHLREEVATLLKNGHLREFLRDRAKNNYGRNRDNAKPSKAGEEPPRQMINMIFGGNEINRVTFSSAKKTKVSITHSKRLREDDITFTEEDADGLLFPHNDALVISLNVLDFNIKRVLVDPGCSANIVQWRVLEQVKLTRSIIPATKLLAGFNLASVTTREDILLLTNTEGVIKITLFEVVDGDMGYNIILGRLWLHEMKVVPSQLLKFPTPEGIRQIRGDQPITREMNTISISSSKGKEHTA from the coding sequence atgagaaacattaaagaagcacgattcccgaGACATATGAGATCCGATTCCGGCCCGAGGGATTCtaacttatggtgtgaataccatgggacgAACGACCACCGAACAGGGGACTGTCGACACCTCCGGGAAGAGgtggcaacactattgaagaatggtcacctcagagaattcttgagagatcgagctaagaacaattatggtcgtaataGAGACAACGCGAAACcttcaaaagcaggagaagaacctccacgccaaatgatcaatatgatcttcggagggaatgagattaacAGGGTCACCTTTTCATCAGCAAAGAAaacgaaagtatcaataactcatagtaaaagactccgagaagacgatatcactttcacggaggaggacgcagatgGATTGCTATTTccacacaacgatgcactggtaatttctttaaatgtgttagattttaatattaagcgtgttctagtggatccaggatgTTCGGCTAATATtgtacaatggagagtattggagcaagttAAACTCAccagaagcattattccggcaacaaagctcctcgctggattcaaccttgcgagcgtgacgACCCGGGAAGATATTTTATTGCTCACGAACACTGAAGGAGTAATAAAAataactctcttcgaagtagtagatggtgacatgggatacaatatcatcctgggaaggctatggttacacgagatgaaagttgtaccctcCCAATTGCTAAAGTTTCCAACACCCGAAGGAATCAggcagataagaggtgatcagCCGATAACAAGAGAGATGAATACAATTTcgatttccagtagcaaagggaaggagcatacggcatag